In one Halosimplex halophilum genomic region, the following are encoded:
- a CDS encoding ABC transporter ATP-binding protein: protein MSGAGDRGDGDGLAAGSGASDATATSAEEAATLDDPLLAVRGLDAGYGDLQILTDVDLDVDDGEYVTVVGPNGAGKSTVMKSVFGLTNVFGGSVTFDGADITDEPPESMVHHGLGYVPQSENVFAGLSVRENLEMGAYIRDEFPEAALDAVYDRFPILEEREDQRAGTLSGGQQQMLAMGRALMLDPDLLLLDEPSAGLAPDLVEDLFDRIDAINEAGTAVLMVEQNAKEALRRCDRGYVLVQGENRFVDSGEALLADESVRQQFLGG from the coding sequence CGCCGGGGATCGCGGCGACGGCGACGGCCTCGCGGCCGGGTCGGGGGCGAGCGACGCGACCGCGACGAGCGCGGAGGAGGCGGCGACGCTCGACGACCCGCTGCTTGCGGTCAGAGGGCTCGACGCCGGCTACGGCGACCTGCAGATCCTGACCGACGTGGACCTGGACGTCGACGACGGCGAGTACGTCACCGTCGTCGGCCCGAACGGCGCCGGCAAGTCGACGGTGATGAAGTCCGTCTTCGGGCTGACCAACGTCTTCGGCGGGTCGGTCACCTTCGACGGCGCGGACATCACCGACGAGCCGCCGGAGTCGATGGTCCACCACGGCCTGGGGTACGTCCCCCAGAGCGAGAACGTCTTCGCGGGCCTGTCCGTCCGGGAGAACCTGGAGATGGGCGCGTACATCCGCGACGAGTTCCCCGAGGCGGCGCTGGACGCGGTCTACGACCGGTTCCCGATCCTCGAGGAGCGAGAGGACCAGCGGGCGGGGACGCTGTCGGGCGGCCAGCAGCAGATGCTCGCGATGGGCCGGGCGCTGATGCTCGACCCCGACCTCCTCCTCCTCGACGAGCCCTCCGCGGGGCTCGCGCCGGACCTGGTCGAGGACCTGTTCGACCGCATCGACGCGATCAACGAGGCGGGGACGGCGGTCCTGATGGTCGAGCAGAACGCCAAGGAGGCGCTGCGCCGCTGCGACCGCGGGTACGTCCTCGTCCAGGGGGAGAACCGCTTCGTCGACTCGGGCGAGGCGCTGCTGGCCGACGAGAGCGTGCGCCAGCAGTTCCTCGGCGGGTGA